CGGCTTCATCCAGCACCAAAACCTCAACGTGTGAAAGGTTTACAGTCCCCTGCTGCACGTGGTCTAGTAATCGTCCTGGGGTAGAGACTAGAATATCCACACGACCCTTTAAAAGGCGTTTCTGGGGATTAATGCTGACCCCACCGAACATCGCCATTGTGTTCAAATTCAGGTACTTACCGTAATCACGCACGCTTGATTCCACCTGTGCGGCCAGTTCACGTGTCGGGGTGAGAATCAGCGCCCGGATTGCTGGGTATCCATTAGACCTGCTTTTAACGCTTTCGTCCGACAAGCGATGCAGAAGCGGCAGGGTGAAGCTAGCAGTCTTTCCCGTACCAGTTTGGGCCCCAGCTAGCAGATCGCAACCTGACAAGACAGCAGGGATGGCCTGGATCTGGATTGGCGTGGGTTTGGTGTACCCCCGCTCGGTGACAGCACGGATAATTTCATTGGACAAGCCGAGATTGGAAAAAGACATAGAACTCCGAAAATAACATCGGCCTGTCGCCACTGGCGACATCAGTCTTAGGCTGACGGACAAAAGTTTGAAAGGCTGAATGGGCAGTAGCGCTAAGACTGAGAGCGAATGCCGCCGTTCTGCATTTTAACAGAGTGCAGTCGTTACTTGTAAATATCTTGGGCATGAATAATTCTTGAAATTCTTCTGGGAGCAAAACCTTGCCCTGTCCGTTACTGTAGATTTTAATTTTGACTATGGAGTAGGGCGTTACACCTCATTAAATTACTACTGCTGATTTCTATAAAAAAAGCCCTCATAAAATCTCTGAGGGCATTAACTAATATCTATGTCACTTATCAAGTACGGAAACGTCGTTTACCCTGCCTGTGCTTGGCAACTTCTTTACGCTTGCGTTTTTCAATAGGCGTTTCAAAGTGACGATGCTTCCTCATATCTGGAAAAATCCCAGCTTTGGAAACTTCTCGCTTAAATCGGCGTAAGGCTGACTCAATGTGTTCATTGTCACCCACGATTATTTGGGTCATTATCTCTCCTGTGAATTTGAGGTACTTAATGGCTTCTAATGTAAGCGGTTCAATTGAATAAAGTGCAACAAAAGACAGATTTTTTGTTTAACCTGAAAATTCGCTGAAAAATTTTAGGTTTCAAAACTTAGTAGCGGTTACGAGAGCCGCCACCACCGTATCCTCCCCGGTTACCACCAGAAGAACCTCTGTCTTCCCTAGGCTTGGCTTTGTTAACTTTGAGGTCACGACCCATCCATTCAGCACCATCAAGGGCTTCAATGGCGGCAGCTTCTTCAGCTTCAGTGCCCATTTCCACAAATCCAAAACCGCGTAGTTGTCCTGTTTCGCGGTCAGTAGGTAGTTGAACACGCCTTACAGTACCATATTCTGCAAAAACTGCGCTCAAGGTGTCTTGGGTAACTTCATAAGAGAGGTTGCCTACGTAAATTGACATTGATTATCTCCAAAATTATCACTGTGTAGAGATTTTAATTTCGGAGATAAGTCTGTAAATACTAAAAGGAAAAAGCCTGTCAATACTAAAAACAAAGACGCTCACCGAATTAATTCTCTTAGTTTAAGATGACATACCTGGCAACTATTTAACAATAGCAAAAATTAGAATGGTTTAACGATGAAGCTAAACCCTTCACTACATCTGTGTTCTAGGTTTAAGGCAATGCCTGTTGCTGCCTGTGATCGGTGGCTTCAACGGATTAAGGAACAACCTATTCACATATTCACACACTTGGAGCCAGCTGTAAAGGAGACGCTACACGGTAAGCGCAGCTATGCCGTAGGCTTTACGGGCATCCTACGGCAGGCGCTAGTCTCTTCCTTTGGGCTACGGTGTACACAGAAGTCGGTAAATTCTCGTTTGTGTCATAAGACCCCACCCCTAGCCCCCCGCAAGCGAGGATGGGAACCGGATTTACAGTGAAATTCGGTTTGTAAGGCTGGAAACCCTTTTTGGATCAGGATGTGTGTACACTGTAGCCCTTTGGGAGAAGAGGAAGACGCTATGGGAAGGTAAGGAAAGGGAGACTTTGAGAAGTTAAATTATCTTGACAGCACGCAAACCAAACAGCAGTCCTACGGCTA
The Nodularia sp. LEGE 06071 genome window above contains:
- the rpsU gene encoding 30S ribosomal protein S21, translating into MTQIIVGDNEHIESALRRFKREVSKAGIFPDMRKHRHFETPIEKRKRKEVAKHRQGKRRFRT
- a CDS encoding RNA recognition motif domain-containing protein: MSIYVGNLSYEVTQDTLSAVFAEYGTVRRVQLPTDRETGQLRGFGFVEMGTEAEEAAAIEALDGAEWMGRDLKVNKAKPREDRGSSGGNRGGYGGGGSRNRY
- the petL gene encoding cytochrome b6-f complex subunit PetL, with translation MFGIIAYIAFLALFMGVAVGLLFGLRAVKII